AACACAGTTAGAGAACTACTAGGAGATGGCATATTCAACGCAGACGACGACACGTGGCAGAAGCAAAGGAAGACAGCAAGCATTGAATTTCATTCAACCAAGTTCAGGCAATTAACAACAGAATCATTGTTTGAGCTTGTCCACTATAGGCTCTTGCCTGTGTTAGAAGCATCAGTTAAGAAATCTGTTGCAATAGACCTCCAAGACATTCTCTTAAGGCTAACTTTTGACAATGTTTGCATGATAGCATTTGGTGTCGATCCTGGTTGTTTGCAATTGGGTTTGCCTGAGATACCATTTGCTAAAGCCTTTGAGGATGCAACTGAAGCCACGGTGTTTCGCTTTGTGACCCCTACGTGTTTGTGGAAGGCCATGAAGTTTCTCAACTTGGGGATGGAAAGGAAGCTGAATAAGTCCATAAAAGGGGTTGATGAGTTTGCTGAGAGTGTCATTCGGACTAGAAAGAAGGAACTCTCTTTGCAATGCGAGGACTCGAAGCAGAGGTTGGATTTGTTAACCGTGTTTATGAGGCTGAAGGATGAAAATGGACAAGCCTATTCGGATAAGTTTTTGAGGGATATATGTGTGAACTTTATATTGGCAGGGAGAGACACTTCTTCTGTTGCTTTGAGTTGGTTTTTCTGGTTGCTTGAACAGAATCCTCAAGTGGAGGAGAATATATTAGCAGAGATATGCAAGGTGGTGAGTCAAAGGAAGGACATAGAAAGGGAAGAGTTTGATAATTCTTTGAGATTTAGGCCAGAGGAGATCAAGAAGATGGATTATTTGCATGCTGCTTTATCAGAAGCCCTGAGGTTATACCCTTCTGTGCCTGTGGATCACAAGGAGGTAATTATTCAATTTCTGTCATAATCATTCCTTCTCATTCCAATCGGTTTATGCTTTACTGATAATTCTATTTTTGCTATTGATCTGTAGTAGATATATCACACAGAATCGATTAAAGATATAACTTTTTTGGTTCCCCTTTTGAGAAAATTGTTTTCTCTTCACTGCATGTTCATTGtccagtaaaaaaatttatttttaatgttgttcTCTAGTTAAATTAGAATTTATTCCCGGTAATACATATTTGCATTAAAAGTCAGCCTATATTAAGAGGTGAATTGTAATTCTGACTAGAAAACAGTACCAAAACACATAGACAATTGTATCCTAGTTTTCCACAATTACATATAATATGTTGATTCTCTTACATTCAATCAATTGACACGAGTTTTTATCAAATTCTCCGAACTGAATTCTATGTATGACAGAGTTACTAGGTACTATTATTAGGTCTACCAAACAAACACAACTTTTTCGCACCCACCCTCCTTTCATAAAACTTAGGCACAGGTGAGGTGACCAGCAAagcaatgataaaatatttctaatagTTGAATATCTTATGACTCAAACTTgacttaaaatatatcattttgttttgttaatcagTATCCTTAGAGTATTAATTAATgagttaaaaagaataaatatttatagtgaagatCATGAGAAagcgtaaaaaaaattatgaacagtATAATTTTGagtattctaataaaaaaattctttttattttcttaaccaaTATTTTAAAGGCACCGTTTAACATTTCCCTAacatatatatcaaattttattggAAAGCATGAATCTGGCAAGTCAATCAAACACCCACGTGGTTAATAAGTTAAAGAAATCACACAATTCAAAGTCATATTGAATGCAAGTAGGGATGAGGGTGATGCAAGAAATCACACAATTCAAAGTCATATTGAATGCAACTAGAACTAGCTAGTGGTGATGCAAGTGTTCGTTCAATTATGAATTTTCAGGTAGTTGAAGATGATACATTCCCAGATGGAACGGTGCTGAAGAAAGGGACGAAAGTGATCTATGCAATCTATGCAATGGGAAGAATGGAAGGCATATGGGGGAAGGACTGCAAGGAGTTCAAGCCAGAAAGATGGTTAAGAGATGGAAGGTTCATGAGTGAGTCTGCATACAAATTCACTGCCTTCAATGGTGGACCACGCTTGTGCTTAGGCAAAGATTTTGCATACTATCAGATGAAATATGCTGCGGCCAGCATCGTCTACCGCTACCATGTGAAGGTGGTGGAGAACCACCCTGTGGAGCCAAAGCTTGCCTTAACCATGTACATGAAGCATGGATTAAAAGTTAATCTCTACCAAAGGGATGCTGCACAAATTCAAAAACACTTGGAAGATGGATTAAAATGAACTAGTAATGATGGTCATGCCCTagtaatctttttcttttttttgtttcttatttggGACATGATGAAGGTCGTTATTTAAGATGATTGTAAGTACATAACGATAaagaaatagggttggatttaGTGCTGCTCGGGAAATACTAAATAATGGAGTTCATGTTGAATGTGTTGGTTGGTTATTCCGGAATTGGATTAGCGaatgaatattaatttttctcGTAGGTGTGAACTAGAAGATAGCCAGGATTTTTCCTAGAATGGTTGTGCTTATTATTATTCGCTCTTTAATGGATAAATAATTAGTTCCCAACTTCCTATAATTCTATCTAGTTTGAGTAACATTATTCGTTTTTGTAGACAAGAGTCATAAGAAAATCTgatgttaaaaaaagaagaaaaaaaaaagaaaaattgtaaacACCCATTCAATATTATCTCATGTCTGATTACCTGGATCTATCCATATTAAGTATGTCAGTCTGTAACTAAGGTAGAGTATTCTGACTTTGTAACTTCGATTTATTTAAACAAGTATTTTAACGGTATTCTTTCTTAAGTTTCACGCATGTTTATAATTTCTTAACATGTAGCTTTAGAATAAGCAATCCACAAAATTAAACGGTCATGATCTTCCAAATAAAGTAGGTAACGGTATTATATAAATTCTTATAATGTTacgaaattttttaatgttaagtcTTAGtaacttaaaaacatttttttttatcttaatctgaaataaaaattattttcatgaagGATCAAACTCTAATAATATCATACTATTGTCATCTTAATTCCTGTACATTAATCTTTATGTCAAATCccttgattct
The nucleotide sequence above comes from Glycine soja cultivar W05 chromosome 11, ASM419377v2, whole genome shotgun sequence. Encoded proteins:
- the LOC114374092 gene encoding cytochrome P450 86B1-like → MTNTTTSTILPFNQTNPMHSHIPFHSNTMTKPRNLNLTFLLQDIQILEIFLAVLVFIIIHSLRQKKHHGLAVWPVLGMVPSLVTGLRTNLYEWITEVLKRQNGTFRFKGPWFSNLNCIVTSDPRNLEHLLKTKFPLYPKGGYFRNTVRELLGDGIFNADDDTWQKQRKTASIEFHSTKFRQLTTESLFELVHYRLLPVLEASVKKSVAIDLQDILLRLTFDNVCMIAFGVDPGCLQLGLPEIPFAKAFEDATEATVFRFVTPTCLWKAMKFLNLGMERKLNKSIKGVDEFAESVIRTRKKELSLQCEDSKQRLDLLTVFMRLKDENGQAYSDKFLRDICVNFILAGRDTSSVALSWFFWLLEQNPQVEENILAEICKVVSQRKDIEREEFDNSLRFRPEEIKKMDYLHAALSEALRLYPSVPVDHKEVVEDDTFPDGTVLKKGTKVIYAIYAMGRMEGIWGKDCKEFKPERWLRDGRFMSESAYKFTAFNGGPRLCLGKDFAYYQMKYAAASIVYRYHVKVVENHPVEPKLALTMYMKHGLKVNLYQRDAAQIQKHLEDGLK